The DNA sequence GGAAGGCCCGAAGGCCCGAAGGCCCGAAGGCCCGAAGGCCCGAAGGCCGGAAGGCCGGGAGACCGGGGCAAGATCAATCCGGTGGCGGTGGCGCCGGAGGTCCGGCATGCTGGCCCGGCCGCGCCGAGCGCCGGACGGGGCGGGACGAGGGGAGTGGCAGCCGTGGACGTCTTCACGACGAAGTCCGGGAGCGTACGGGGGCGACGTGCCACCCGGGACCGCGGCGTCGTCGCCGTACGCGGAATCCCTTACGCGGCACCGCCGTTCGGCCGCCTCCGGTTCCGGGAGCCGCATCCGGTGGAACCCTGGGACGGTGTGCGGGACTGCACCGCCTTCGGGCCGGTGGCCCCGCAGTCGGCCGAACTGCCGGGCGCGCCGAGCTGGTCGCCCGGTGACGAGGACATCCTCACCCTGAACGTCTGGTCGCCCGCCGACGGGCCCGGTGACCTGCCCGTGCTGGTCTGGCTCCACGGCGGCGCGTACGTCTTCGGCTCCTCGGCCCAGCCCGACTTCGACGGCACCGCACTGGCGGGCCGGGGACTCGTCGTCGTCACCCTCAACAGCCGCCTCGGCTTCGAGGGGTTCGGCCACGTGCCCGACGCCGACAGCGGCGCGCCCGTGCCCGACGCCGACAGCGGTGCCACGGCCTTCCCCGACAACCGGGGCCTCCTCGACCAGATCGCCGCCCTGGAATGGGTCCGCGACAACATCTCCGCGTTCGGCGGCTCGCCCGACCGGGTCACGCTGGCCGGACAGTCGTCGGGCGCCACTGCCGCGGCCTGCCTGGCAGTGGCCGGCCGGGCACGGGGACTGTTCCGCCGGGCCGTCCTGCACAGCGCCGTCAACGCCTTCGCCACGGTGGAGCAGGCGGCCCGCACCACCGCCGAGGTCGCGGCGGCGGCCGGGGTGCCCGCCACCCGCGCCGGGCTGCTCGCCGCCCCGCCCGAGGCCCTCGTGGCCGCGACGGACCGGGTCTGCGAGCGGTACGCACAGGACCCCGGCTCGGGGCAGCGCCACTACGACCCGGCGATCTACGGCCCGGTCGCCGACGGCGTACTCCTGACCGCCGACCCGCTGGAAGCACTGGCGGCCGGAGCGGGTGGCACGGTGGAGCTGCTGGTCTGCCACACCACGGAGGAATACTGGCTCCTGGACGCGGTCGGCAGCAGCGCGAAGATCACGTCGGAGGCGCAACTGGCCGCCTTCGCGGCCGACTTCGGGCTGTCGGAACCGCTCGTCGAGGGCCACCGCGAGCGCCTGCCGGGCTCACCGGTCCTCGATGTCTATCTGTCCCTCTGCTCCGGCCTTCTGTTCGCCGAATACAGCACTCGCCTCGCCGAGGCCCACGCCCTGGCGGGCGGCCGGGTCTTCCTCGCCCGCTTCGACCGCCGCCGGGACCGTGCGGGGCAGCGGGTGCGCGCCTGGCACTGCGCGGACATCCCGTTCGCCTTCGGCAACCTCCACGAGGAGAGCGTCCACTTCCTCGTCGGCGGCCCGCCCG is a window from the Streptomyces sp. MMBL 11-1 genome containing:
- a CDS encoding carboxylesterase/lipase family protein, whose amino-acid sequence is MDVFTTKSGSVRGRRATRDRGVVAVRGIPYAAPPFGRLRFREPHPVEPWDGVRDCTAFGPVAPQSAELPGAPSWSPGDEDILTLNVWSPADGPGDLPVLVWLHGGAYVFGSSAQPDFDGTALAGRGLVVVTLNSRLGFEGFGHVPDADSGAPVPDADSGATAFPDNRGLLDQIAALEWVRDNISAFGGSPDRVTLAGQSSGATAAACLAVAGRARGLFRRAVLHSAVNAFATVEQAARTTAEVAAAAGVPATRAGLLAAPPEALVAATDRVCERYAQDPGSGQRHYDPAIYGPVADGVLLTADPLEALAAGAGGTVELLVCHTTEEYWLLDAVGSSAKITSEAQLAAFAADFGLSEPLVEGHRERLPGSPVLDVYLSLCSGLLFAEYSTRLAEAHALAGGRVFLARFDRRRDRAGQRVRAWHCADIPFAFGNLHEESVHFLVGGPPGAADQELSRRMTRAWAGFAAHGDPGWAPLDGPAGSGATVRDWRTAAEEPAGAAGHGFRDLWRTAGLPSLAP